One genomic segment of Oncorhynchus kisutch isolate 150728-3 linkage group LG15, Okis_V2, whole genome shotgun sequence includes these proteins:
- the LOC116353727 gene encoding histidine-rich glycoprotein-like: MPSHYNSSHYNSSHYDSSHYNSSHYNSSHYDSSHYNSSHYNSSHYNSSHYDSSHYNSSHYNSSHYNSSHYNSSHYNSSHYDSSHYDSSHYDSSHYDSSHYNSSHYNSSHYNSSHYDSSHYDSSHYDSSHYNSSHYNSGHYNSGHYDSGHYDSGHYDSGHYDSGHYDSSHYDSSHYDSSHYDSSHYNSSHYNSSHYDSSHYDSSHYDSSHYDSGHYDSDSGHYDSGHYDSGHYDSSHYDSSHYNSGHYDSGHYDSGHYDSSHYDSSHYDSGHYDSGHYNSGHYNSSHYNSSHYDSSHYDSGHYNSGHYDSSHYDSSHYNSSHYNSSHYDSSHYDSSHYDSSHYDSGHYDSGHYNSGHYNSGHYDSGH; this comes from the exons atgcc CAGCCATTACAACAGCAGCCATTACAACAGCAGCCATTACGACAGCAGCCATTACAACAGCAGCCATTACAACAGCAGCCATTACGACAGCAGCCATTACAACAGCAGCCATTACAACAGCAGCCATTACAACAGCAGCCATTACGACAGCAGCCATTACAACAGCAGCCATTACAACAGCAGCCATTACAACAGCAGCCATTACAACAGCAGCCATTACAACAGCAGCCATTACGACAGCAGCCATTACGACAGCAGCCATTACGACAGCAGCCATTACGACAGCAGCCATTACAACAGCAGCCATTACAACAGCAGCCATTACAACAGCAGCCATTACGACAGCAGCCATTACGACAGCAGCCATTACGACAGCAGCCATTACAACAGCAGCCATTACAACAGCGGCCATTACAACAGCGGCCATTACGACAGCGGCCATTACGACAGCGGCCATTACGACAGCGGCCATTACGACAGCGGCCATTACGACAGCAGCCATTACGACAGCAGCCATTACGACAGCAGCCATTACGACAGCAGCCATTACAACAGCAGCCATTACAACAGCAGCCATTACGACAGCAGCCATTACGACAGCAGCCATTACGACAGCAGCCATTACGACAGCGGCCATTACGACAGCG ACAGTGGCCATTACGACAGTGGCCATTACGACAGTGGCCATTACGACAGCAGCCATTACGACAGCAGCCATTACAACAGCGGCCATTACGACAGTGGCCATTACGACAGTGGCCATTACGACAGCAGCCATTACGACAGCAGCCATTACGACAGCGGCCATTACGACAGTGGCCATTACAACAGCGGCCATTACAACAGCAGCCATTACAACAGCAGCCATTACGACAGCAGCCATTACGACAGCGGCCATTACAACAGCGGCCATTACGACAGCAGCCATTACGACAGCAGCCATTACAACAGCAGCCATTACAACAGCAGCCATTACGACAGCAGCCATTACGACAGCAGCCATTACGACAGCAGCCATTACGACAGCGGCCATTACGACAGCGGCCATTACAACAGCGGCCATTACAACAGCGGCCATTACGACAGCGGCCATTAG